TCGCTGCGGACGTCGACGCGCTCGACGCTGAGGCCGCGCTGCCGGGCGCGGCGCTCGACGACGAGGACGTTGCCCTGGTCGCCGTAGGTGCTGAGCAGGTCCGGGTAGACCCAGACCAGACGCAGGCTGCTGTCAGTCATGCTGCAAGTCCTTTTGCGAGGTCGTGTCGGGGTCAGTTGCCGACGCGGCGGCGGACGTCCTGGAAGGCGGTGTAGTTGGCGATCAGCTCGATCTGTCCGGGCGGGGCCACCGTGACGGCCTCGTCGAGCGTCTCGCACACACGGAAGTCCACGCCCGCGACCTCCAGGCGGACCGCGAGGTCGAGCCTGCGGTCGCCGATGACCATGATCGGGTGGCCGGCCAGCCGGCCGTAGTCGACGTCCCACAGCCAGGAGGTGTCCGTGCCGTCGGCGCCGCGCGCGTTGACGGAGAGGATCACCGGGGCCGGCGGGCCGTCGATGAGGGAAAACGTTTCGAGCCAGCCCGCCGGGTTCTTCGCGAGCAGCAGCCGCAGCTCGCGGTTCTGGAAGGTGACGACGTCGTAGCGGCCGGCCACCGCCTGCACCTGGTACATGCGCTCCAGGGCGACCTGCGGCGGCACCCCGAACACCGCGGCGACCGCGGCGGAGGTGGCGGCGTTGGCCTTGTTGGCGCGGCCGGGCAACTGGAGGTGGATCGGCCAGGCCGAGCCGTGCGGGTCGAGCACGTGGTCGCCGTTGAGCGCCCAGCTCGGCGCGGGGCGGCGGAAGCCGCACTCGCCGCAGAACCAGTCGTCGCCCGGGCGCTGCATGACACCGCCGCAGGACGGGCACGACCAGGCGTCGTCCTTCCACTCCTGGCCGGCCGCGACCCAGACCACGTTCGGGGAGGACGAGGCGGCCCACACGATCAGCGGGTCGTCGGCGTTGGCGATGACGACGGCCTTGGTGCCGTTGAGGCCCTCGCGCCACTTCTCGGCGAGCATCCGGGTCTCGGCGGCGCGGTCGAGCTGGTCGCGGGAGAGGTTGAGCAGCGCGATCGCCTTGGGCGTGGTGTCCCGGGCGACGCCCGCGAGGTACTTCTCGTCGACCTCGATCACGCCGTACTTGGCGTCCGAGCCGCCGGCCAGCGCCGAGGTGATGCCCGCGGGCATGTTGGCGCCCAGCGCGTTGGACACCACCGGGCCGCTGGCCCGCAGCGCCTCGGCGATCAGTCGCGTCGTCGTGGTCTTGCCGTTGGTCGCGGACACCAGGATCACGTCCAGATGCTGCGCGAGCCGTCCCAGCAGGTCGGGATCGAGCTTCAGCGCCACCCGGCCGCCGATCACCGAGCCGCTGCCACGTCCCGCCGCCCGCGACACCGCGGCGGCGGCCTTGCCCGCCGTCACGGCCAGCTTGGCACGCGGCGACAGCGGCTCTGGATTACCGGGGTGTCCTGACATCGTCCTTGTTCCTCCTTGCGTCGGTCCGGGCTCAGCCTATCGAGATCCGGCCAGCCGCCCGAACCGCGGCACCACGGGAAGGGCGAGGTCAGGCCGGAACGTACCCTTACCGCCATGCGAAACCGCCCGATCCCCGGCAGTTCCGGCCTCGTCCGCGGCATGACGCTGCTCGGCGACCCCGTGCTGCACACCCCCTGCGAGCCCGTCACCGACTTCGGCCCGGAACTGGCGAAGCTCGTCGAGGACATGTTCGCCACCATGTACGCCGCCCAGGGCGTCGGCCTGGCGGCGAACCAGGTGGGCACCGGGCTCCGGGTCTTCGTCTACGACTGCCCGGACGACGAGGACGTGCGTCACCTGGGCCACGTGGTCAACCCGCGGCTGGTCGAGGCCGACGGCGACGAGATACGCGGCCCGGAGGGCTGCCTGTCCCTGCCCGGCCTGGAGGCGCCGACCCCGCGCTTCGACCGCGCGGTCGTCGAGGGCGTCCGGGTCGACGGCACCCCGGTACGGGTCGAGGGCACGGGCTTCTTCGCCCGCTGCCTCCAGCACGAGTGCGACCACCTGGAGGGGCGCGTGTACGCGGACCACGTGACCGGCTGGCGCAGGTCCCGGCTGCTGCGGTCCATCAGGCGGCAGCCGTGGGGGAGCGGCGTGGCGGCGCTGGAGGCCTGACGGCCCCCGAGCCCGGCCGAGGGCCCGACGGCCCACGGCCTCGCGCCCGGTGGTCCCGGCCTCAGAAGCCCGGGCCGCCCGCGCGGTCGCCGGCCTCGGCCAGCCGGCCCCACAGCAGCTCCGCCAGGCTGGTCACCAACTCCTGGCGCGAGCACGGGCGTTCGCCCAGCCACCAGTCGCCGGCAGCGTGCATCATGCCGACGATGCCGTGACCCCAGATCCGGGCCATGGCGTCGCCGCCGGGGCCGAGGTCGATGCGCTCGGCGATGACCTGGCCCAGCTCCTCGCCCATCCGCCGCAGCAGCGGCGCGGAGTGGCGGCCCACGTCGAAGCCCTGCTCCGGCTGCTGCGACTCCTCGGCGGGGTGCATCAGGAACCGGTACACCTGCGGCATCGCCTCGA
This sequence is a window from Streptomyces sp. HUAS YS2. Protein-coding genes within it:
- a CDS encoding Mur ligase family protein, coding for MSGHPGNPEPLSPRAKLAVTAGKAAAAVSRAAGRGSGSVIGGRVALKLDPDLLGRLAQHLDVILVSATNGKTTTTRLIAEALRASGPVVSNALGANMPAGITSALAGGSDAKYGVIEVDEKYLAGVARDTTPKAIALLNLSRDQLDRAAETRMLAEKWREGLNGTKAVVIANADDPLIVWAASSSPNVVWVAAGQEWKDDAWSCPSCGGVMQRPGDDWFCGECGFRRPAPSWALNGDHVLDPHGSAWPIHLQLPGRANKANAATSAAVAAVFGVPPQVALERMYQVQAVAGRYDVVTFQNRELRLLLAKNPAGWLETFSLIDGPPAPVILSVNARGADGTDTSWLWDVDYGRLAGHPIMVIGDRRLDLAVRLEVAGVDFRVCETLDEAVTVAPPGQIELIANYTAFQDVRRRVGN
- the def gene encoding peptide deformylase, giving the protein MRNRPIPGSSGLVRGMTLLGDPVLHTPCEPVTDFGPELAKLVEDMFATMYAAQGVGLAANQVGTGLRVFVYDCPDDEDVRHLGHVVNPRLVEADGDEIRGPEGCLSLPGLEAPTPRFDRAVVEGVRVDGTPVRVEGTGFFARCLQHECDHLEGRVYADHVTGWRRSRLLRSIRRQPWGSGVAALEA
- a CDS encoding TetR family transcriptional regulator; amino-acid sequence: MDTAHRADQQKSADQRRRELLEAADRVVLRDGPKASMNAIAAEAGITKPILYRHFGDKSGLYRALATRHTDGLLSALRAALDAPADRRRRVEATLDTYLASIEAMPQVYRFLMHPAEESQQPEQGFDVGRHSAPLLRRMGEELGQVIAERIDLGPGGDAMARIWGHGIVGMMHAAGDWWLGERPCSRQELVTSLAELLWGRLAEAGDRAGGPGF